The Candidatus Methylomirabilis sp. genome contains a region encoding:
- a CDS encoding patatin-like phospholipase family protein, protein MKDWNSTLAGLAGLAGGLAAMLRPLPPRRRPVRPRPRPAVPVRVGVVLGGGGVRGFAHVGVLRVLEENGVPIDCVVGTSVGSLIGAVYAARPDAALLEREGLGLDRGDFLDYTLFGLGWGPLKGRKLERLVDRLTGCRPIEKFPVPFAAVATDIRTGERVILDKGPAGQAVWASSAMPGLIHPCRMDGRLLADGALVENLPVSVARAMGAEVIIAVNVSPDLQATQLRGAMDVLHQALAILTRELSARQPEADVTISPPIGHIATLDFRHKRAAVAAGKAEAVAALPRIQAALTAAAARLGRQWPDRPAHPIPVA, encoded by the coding sequence ATGAAGGATTGGAACTCCACGCTGGCTGGACTCGCGGGGCTGGCCGGCGGCCTCGCGGCGATGCTCCGCCCCCTCCCACCGCGCCGGCGGCCCGTCCGCCCGCGCCCCCGGCCGGCCGTCCCCGTCCGGGTGGGGGTGGTTCTGGGAGGGGGAGGCGTGCGCGGGTTCGCGCACGTCGGGGTCCTCCGGGTTCTGGAGGAGAACGGGGTCCCGATTGACTGCGTCGTCGGCACGAGCGTGGGGAGCCTCATCGGGGCGGTCTACGCCGCCCGGCCGGACGCGGCGCTCCTGGAGCGGGAGGGCCTGGGCCTCGACCGGGGAGACTTCCTCGACTATACGCTCTTCGGGCTCGGGTGGGGGCCGCTGAAGGGGCGGAAGCTGGAGCGCCTGGTGGACCGGCTCACGGGGTGCCGGCCCATCGAGAAGTTCCCCGTCCCCTTCGCCGCCGTCGCCACCGACATCCGGACGGGGGAGCGGGTCATCCTGGACAAGGGCCCGGCGGGGCAGGCGGTCTGGGCCAGCAGCGCCATGCCCGGTCTCATCCACCCCTGCCGGATGGACGGGCGCCTGCTCGCAGACGGCGCCCTGGTGGAGAACCTGCCGGTGAGTGTCGCCCGGGCGATGGGGGCCGAGGTGATCATCGCCGTCAACGTCTCGCCCGATCTGCAGGCCACCCAGCTCCGGGGAGCGATGGACGTCCTCCACCAGGCCCTGGCCATCCTGACGCGGGAGCTCTCGGCCCGCCAGCCCGAGGCCGACGTGACCATTTCGCCGCCGATCGGTCACATCGCCACCCTGGACTTCCGGCACAAACGGGCGGCGGTCGCGGCCGGCAAGGCCGAGGCCGTGGCGGCCCTCCCCCGCATCCAGGCCGCGCTGACCGCGGCGGCGGCCCGCCTCGGTCGCCAGTGGCCCGACCGGCCGGCCCACCCCATCCCCGTCGCCT
- a CDS encoding acyl-CoA dehydrogenase family protein: protein MTATKAQELPRVLGGAFLLGETPAEAIRTPEDLTAEERMMGEVAADFVAQEVLPRLEAIEHQEPGVMVGLLKRAGELGLLSADVPEAHGGLGLRKAASSLLAEPFGAAASFAASHGAHTCIGTLPLVYFGTPEQQARYLPRLASGEWLAAYALTEAGSGSDALAAKTTAVRTPDGAYRLNGTKLWITNAGFADLFTVFGKVDGKEFSAFLVERTFPGVSIGPEERKMGIKGSSTRPFHLTDAIVPAANLLGEVGRGHIIAFTILNLGRFKLGAGCVGGMKAALKAATEYAASRQQFGKPIASFGLIQQKLARMAALTFAAESLLYRTAGLVDQALAGAGTDREAARRALEEVAVECALAKVFCSEALGVVVDEAVQTFGGYGYSQEYPVERFYRDARINRIFEGTNEINRLLAAGMLLKRAAQGRYPLLPALKAVQEAVLAPPDSPASEDGPLAAEAERVRQGRQATLLVAGLAFQKYGEQLAEEQEVLGGLSDLILQLFAAESAMLRGMRALASGGPKAAAAADLARAAVAEGLATLEATARRLLPSLAEGDALRSGAGALRKVLRGFPPDLVALHRRNAAAALGAGGYPLA from the coding sequence ATGACGGCTACGAAGGCGCAGGAGCTCCCGCGCGTCCTCGGCGGCGCGTTCCTGCTGGGGGAAACGCCCGCGGAGGCCATCCGCACGCCCGAGGACCTGACGGCCGAGGAGCGAATGATGGGCGAGGTCGCAGCCGACTTCGTGGCCCAGGAGGTCCTCCCCCGTCTCGAGGCAATCGAGCACCAGGAGCCGGGGGTGATGGTGGGCCTCCTCAAGCGCGCCGGCGAGCTCGGCCTGCTCTCTGCCGATGTCCCCGAGGCCCACGGGGGCCTCGGCCTCCGAAAGGCGGCCTCCAGCCTGCTCGCGGAGCCGTTCGGGGCCGCCGCCTCCTTTGCCGCCTCCCACGGCGCCCACACGTGCATCGGCACCCTGCCCCTGGTCTACTTCGGGACGCCGGAGCAGCAGGCCCGCTACCTCCCCCGCCTGGCCAGCGGCGAGTGGCTCGCCGCCTACGCCCTCACGGAGGCCGGCTCCGGATCCGACGCCCTGGCGGCCAAGACGACGGCGGTCCGGACGCCCGACGGGGCGTACCGGCTGAACGGCACCAAGCTCTGGATCACCAACGCCGGGTTCGCCGACCTCTTCACCGTCTTCGGCAAGGTGGACGGCAAGGAGTTCAGCGCCTTCCTGGTGGAGCGGACGTTCCCGGGCGTTTCCATCGGTCCCGAGGAGCGGAAGATGGGAATCAAGGGTTCCTCCACCCGTCCCTTCCACCTGACCGACGCCATCGTCCCGGCCGCCAACCTGCTGGGGGAGGTCGGGCGGGGCCACATCATCGCCTTCACCATCTTGAATCTAGGCCGCTTCAAGCTCGGGGCGGGCTGCGTCGGGGGGATGAAGGCCGCCCTGAAGGCGGCGACCGAGTATGCCGCCAGCCGGCAGCAGTTCGGCAAGCCCATCGCCTCCTTCGGCCTCATCCAGCAGAAGCTCGCCCGGATGGCGGCCCTCACCTTTGCCGCCGAGAGCCTGCTCTACCGGACGGCGGGCCTGGTGGACCAGGCGCTGGCCGGGGCCGGAACGGATCGCGAGGCAGCCCGGCGGGCGCTCGAGGAGGTCGCGGTCGAGTGCGCCCTCGCCAAGGTCTTCTGCAGCGAGGCGCTCGGCGTGGTGGTCGATGAAGCGGTCCAGACCTTTGGGGGCTACGGCTACAGCCAGGAGTATCCGGTGGAGCGGTTCTACCGGGACGCCCGGATCAACCGGATCTTCGAGGGGACCAACGAGATCAACCGGCTGCTGGCGGCGGGGATGCTCCTCAAGCGGGCGGCCCAGGGGCGCTACCCCCTGTTGCCCGCGCTCAAGGCGGTCCAGGAGGCGGTCCTCGCGCCGCCCGACTCCCCGGCCTCGGAGGACGGGCCGCTCGCCGCGGAGGCGGAGCGGGTGCGGCAAGGACGCCAGGCCACGCTCCTGGTGGCCGGGCTGGCCTTCCAGAAATACGGGGAGCAACTCGCCGAGGAGCAGGAGGTCCTTGGCGGCCTGAGTGATCTCATCTTGCAACTGTTCGCGGCCGAGAGCGCCATGCTCAGGGGAATGCGGGCGCTCGCGAGCGGCGGGCCGAAGGCGGCCGCCGCGGCAGACCTCGCCCGGGCGGCGGTGGCCGAAGGGCTCGCGACGCTGGAGGCGACGGCCCGGCGGCTGTTACCGAGCCTGGCCGAGGGGGATGCGCTCCGGAGCGGGGCGGGCGCGCTCCGGAAGGTCCTGCGGGGGTTTCCCCCGGACCTGGTGGCCCTGCACCGGCGGAATGCCGCTGCGGCGCTTGGGGCGGGCGGCTACCCGCTCGCCTAG